TTAATACAAATATATTATAGTAATTTCGGTATCATTTATCCAATCCGGATGCAGTTATTGATACGTTTTACCTGGACAATGAATATGTATATTCTGATTTAGGTGTAGTATATAATTTTCGTTTAGGTTCATTTTATACATTATATGATTTTAATGCTGAAGTTGGCGATCTATGGGAGGTTGGTGGTGTTTCAAATTTTGGCGATTGCGACTCAATCGGCTTTATTCAAGTTGATAATGTTAACACGGCTTTAATTGGCGGTTTTGAATTAACACAATTGTTTACCAGCAGTGTCGATGACGACTATTGGAATTTCGGCACATTACCTGTTATTGAACGAATTGGTGCTCTCAGTTATTTATTTGCACATTCAAATAGTTGTCTGATAGATTTTTATGAAGGTGGAAATTTAAGGTGTTATTATGATAATGAAATTGGTTATGTTCAAATAGATTCAACAACCACATGTGATTTTGTTTTATCATCAAATGAAATTACAGCATTTACATCAATAGAAATTTCACCAAATCCATTTTCAACTGAATTAAAAATTAAATTGCCGGAAAATTTTTCAAATAGTATAATTACGATATACAGTTTAAATGGATCTGTAATATATCAAACTACGTCAGGTAATTCAACAGTTGTAATTCCGGCCAATAGTATAATTCCCGGTGTTTATTTTTTACATGTTTTGGATAATCACATTCAATATCATTTACAAAATGATAAAATTGTAATTTATTGGAACGCTGATTCCCCGCGGAAAGCCTCCTTCGTTGCACTACGGCGAACGAAGAGGAAAGTCGAGTTTATTTTCAAATTTTCATTTATAGGAAATGATGCATTTTTCTTTCCGAAAGTGCTTACGATTTTGGGCTTGGCGAAGGTGGGGTTTAAAAATTACTAAAATTCAAATTTATTACAAACGCTAATAGAAAGTACAAATGTTCAGCCTAGCACTAAAGCCCCACTTTCGCCAAACCCATGTTAGTGTCAATTAATTTGTTAACGGATTTGTTGTCTTTTCAAAATCTGTTGGCAAAAGTTCTATTGTTTTGTGAACTGCTTCGTCTATGTCTTTAGTTTTAAATGAGTGGTTTGTTTGTGAATTGTCCAAAGTTAGTCCGATTTCAAAAGTGTCTTTGTTGCAATAAATTATTGGCGATTTAAAATTGTCATTCGGAAGTTCAAGGATATTACTGAACCATAAATTGTCGTGGCTAAAGAAAGGAAACAAGTTGCAAAGTCTATTTTTTAAAGATATAAACAAGTCACCATCAAAAAGTGTCTCTCGTTTTATTATTCTTTCGTATTCACTTGTCCACCTTTTTTCTAAAACTTCGTCAATAGTTAATGTCAGTAAGTTTGAATACGTTTCTGAAATGCTAAAATCGTTATTCTCGTCTTTAAGTTGTCCAACAGTTTTATTTTTTGAAAGCCAACCGTCAACGATGACTGAGATTTCTGCCAAATCCTTTGTTGCAATTTGTCCAGCAATAATTTCTCTGTCCACTAATTGAAGTTGCATTTGTTCGCTGTCCACGAAACGGCAAACATCAATATTTCTGCTATCATTTTTGCAAATGCCCAACTGTCAAAATTCATTTTAATTTTCGTGTCCTCACTTGTAAGAAGTCTGACTGGTGAATTTATTTTGTCAAGTTCAGATTGAAGTTTTTTTGTCAAACCTATTATCATTTCGGGTCGTCTATTTAATTGCCACTAACAATATATTTACGAATATAACCAACTTCCATCAATTAACTAAAAACTTCTAACGCATTGCTTATCAATACCAAAACTTGCGCATTTTTGGATATACTATAATTTGCAAGTTGCGCTAAGCCTTTTTTTTGGTTGCGTTGAGTTGCTTTTTAATTTGTTGAGCAAGATGCTAACGATTTTAATGATATTCTGGTTATTTATGGATGGGCAGTTGCAATTTGCCACTACATATTAATTCTTTCGTTTAGCGCACTCAGATGGAATTTTTAATCATTACCTATAAAGTAAGAAAATGTTGAATGTGTAGGGGCGAATTGCATCCGCCCCTACACATTCAACATTTTCGAATTCGGAGCTGCACTGCGGCGGACGAGCCAAGATTCTTATTTATTTTTCATATTTTCAATTAGAAGATAAATCACATTTCATGCTCAGAATCGCGTTAGGGATAGCAGTGGAAAGCCCGCAGGAATGAGGCACGAATGACGAGGACTTGGAACGGATAGCCCGACCAACTAACCAAAAAGCGCTTTTGCAAATTCAAATTCCCGTTCTATCTTTGCACATGGAAAATCTCTCAACTAAGTTTTTGGGTGAAAGTCTCACCTTCGATGATCTCCTTGTAGTTCCGGCCTATTCTGAAGTATTACCACGTGAAGTTGACATATCGACGCGGCTCACACGCAATTTGCGTATTAATGTGCCTATTATATCCGCTGCAATGGATACTGTGACTGAGTATAAGATGGCAGTTGCCATGGCCAGAGAGGGTGGTATTGGCATCATTCACAAAAACATGAGTATTGAGAAGCAGGCAGACCAAGTAAGACGGGTGAAAAGGAGTGATAGTGGACTGATTATTGACCCTGTTACCCTGTCACAAAATGCAATAATTCGTGATGCGCTTGCTATGATGAAGGAGTTCAAAATTGGTGGCATTCCGGTGATTGATGAAAATAAGAAGCTGGTTGGGATTTTAACGAACCGCGATTTGCGTTTTGAAACGAATATGCAGCGGCCGATTGCTGAGGTGATGACGACCACAAATTTGATTACCGCGCCTGAAGGCACTACGCTGCAGCAGGCTGAAAATATCCTCAAAAACTATCGTATCGAAAAACTGCCGGTTGTTGATGGAGATGGCATTTTGAAGGGATTGATTACGTATAAAGACATCCTCAAACTGGCGAGTCACCCGCGCGCATGTAAGGATAAATATGGTCGCTTGCTGGTTGGCGCTGCAGTTGGTGTTACACATGATACCATTCAGCGCATTGAGGCATTAAGAGCTGTAGGAACCGACCTGGTTATTATTGATACTGCTCATGGTCACTCGAAAGGGGTGATTGATATGGTGAAAACCGTAAAATCGAAATTTCCGGATTTGGAGGTGGTTGCGGGCAACGTTGCTACCGGAGCCGGCGCAAAAGCGCTTGCTGATGCCGGTGTTGACGGTGTTAAGGTTGGAGTTGGTCCCGGAAGTATTTGCACTACGCGCGTTGTTGCGGGTGTTGGTGTTGCACAAATCAGCGCGATAAACGATGCGGCCAATGCATTAAAAGGCACAGGAGTTCCTGTAATTGGTGATGGTGGAATTCGATATACAGGTGATATAGTGAAAGCAATTGTTGCGGGTGCCGATACCATTATGGCCGGTAGTTTATTAGCGGGAACGGAAGAAAGTCCGGGCGAAACAATTATTTACGAAGGCCGAAAATTTAAATCGTACCGCGGAATGGGCAGTGTGGAGGCCATGGAAATGGGTTCAAAAGACAGGTATTTTCAGGATGTGGAAGATGATATTAAAAAATTGGTTCCTGAAGGCATTGTTGGTCGCGTTCCGTTTAAAGGCACATTAGAGGAAGTGATGGTTCAATACATCGGTGGTTTAAGAGCCGGAATGGGATATGCGGGTGCGAAAGATGTTGCATCATTACATAACGCTCAATTTGTAAAAATAACTGCAAGTGGTATTCGTGAATCGCATCCACATGATGTTGTGATTACGAAGGAGGCGCCGAATTATAGTAGGTAGGATTGAAATAATTATTTTGTCCTACGCTTATTAATTTTTATAAAATTTATAAGTATTTAAAATTTGACCATATTCGTTCGTTGCTATTGATATGTATAAACCAGCAGCAAGGTGATTCAAATTTATAGAATAGTTGTTGCTTAATAATTCATGCGACAGAACTCTACCGGTTAAATCAAGTACATCAATAAATATTTTGCCGTAATAGAGTTCAACTTCGTTATTATAAATTAAAATATTATTTGATAAATACGGATCGTGCAAATTTAAATTTTCACTAGTGCTATCTGTTTTAAGCCAGCACGTAATAACGTTGGGTGTCGTAAAATATTTTGTTGATGATATTATTGAACTCCCGCAAGCATTTATAGTTTTCAACTTTACGCCGAAGGTGTGATTTTAAAAAAATCTCCATACTTGC
This genomic interval from Bacteroidota bacterium contains the following:
- a CDS encoding T9SS type A sorting domain-containing protein, whose translation is MFTSSVDDDYWNFGTLPVIERIGALSYLFAHSNSCLIDFYEGGNLRCYYDNEIGYVQIDSTTTCDFVLSSNEITAFTSIEISPNPFSTELKIKLPENFSNSIITIYSLNGSVIYQTTSGNSTVVIPANSIIPGVYFLHVLDNHIQYHLQNDKIVIYWNADSPRKASFVALRRTKRKVEFIFKFSFIGNDAFFFPKVLTILGLAKVGFKNY
- the guaB gene encoding IMP dehydrogenase; translation: MENLSTKFLGESLTFDDLLVVPAYSEVLPREVDISTRLTRNLRINVPIISAAMDTVTEYKMAVAMAREGGIGIIHKNMSIEKQADQVRRVKRSDSGLIIDPVTLSQNAIIRDALAMMKEFKIGGIPVIDENKKLVGILTNRDLRFETNMQRPIAEVMTTTNLITAPEGTTLQQAENILKNYRIEKLPVVDGDGILKGLITYKDILKLASHPRACKDKYGRLLVGAAVGVTHDTIQRIEALRAVGTDLVIIDTAHGHSKGVIDMVKTVKSKFPDLEVVAGNVATGAGAKALADAGVDGVKVGVGPGSICTTRVVAGVGVAQISAINDAANALKGTGVPVIGDGGIRYTGDIVKAIVAGADTIMAGSLLAGTEESPGETIIYEGRKFKSYRGMGSVEAMEMGSKDRYFQDVEDDIKKLVPEGIVGRVPFKGTLEEVMVQYIGGLRAGMGYAGAKDVASLHNAQFVKITASGIRESHPHDVVITKEAPNYSR
- a CDS encoding T9SS type A sorting domain-containing protein: MHDPYLSNNILIYNNEVELYYGKIFIDVLDLTGRVLSHELLSNNYSINLNHLAAGLYISIATNEYGQILNTYKFYKN